From Apium graveolens cultivar Ventura chromosome 9, ASM990537v1, whole genome shotgun sequence, the proteins below share one genomic window:
- the LOC141686094 gene encoding uncharacterized protein LOC141686094: MNTDQGNLHPLVATARNNLLNFQASLPDVPSGAQRVHENFICLELSSALAKEKKLFHQKSRINWLKFGNRFMISQAIFISTLSEDQTADLDAPISSSEIFNMFKKTGRSKSHGPVGFTVEFFAKAWGSIGHDVTAAVWYFFENTFIPRIVNSTAIALVPKLPNPTKMIQFRPILSYKFVGKIRCCVTSCMLAVKINGSLEGYFNGCSGLRQGDPLSPNLVVLYMEVLTRCINEVTASREILVPLEM; encoded by the exons ATGAATACCGATCAGGGTAACTTGCACCCGTTGGTAGCTACAGCGAGAAATAATTTGCTCAATTTTCAAGCAAGTTTACCGGATGTCCCATCTGGAGCTCAACGTGTTCATGAAAATTTCATCTGTTTAGAGTTAAGCTCTGCTTTAGCTAAAGAAAAGAAGTTGTTCCATCAAAAATCTAGAATTAATTGGCTTAAATTTGGCAATC GGTTCATGATTTCCCAAGCCATCTTTATTTCAACTCTCTCTGAGGATCAAACTGCAGATCTGGATGCCCCTATTAGTTCATCGGAGATTTTTAATATGTTCAAAAAGACGGGAAGGAGCAAAAGCCATGGGCCAGTTGGCTTCACGGTTGAGTTTTTTGCTAAGGCTTGGGGTTCTATAGGCCATGATGTTACTGCTGCGGTTTGGTATTTTTTTGAAAACACTTTTATTCCCAGAATCGTGAACTCCACTGCAATAGCTCTGGTTCCTAAACTTCCTAATCCAACCAAGATGATCCAGTTCAGGCCAATATTGTCCT ATAAATTTGTTGGCAAGATTAGGTGTTGTGTTACATCTTGTATGCTCGCGGTAAAAATTAATGGGTCTTTAGAAGGATACTTCAATGGTTGCTCGGGTCTCCGTCAAGGTGACCCGCTTTCACCTAATTTGGTTGTGCTTTACATGGAGGTGTTGACTCGTTGTATCAATGAAGTCACTGCTAGTAGAGAAATCCTCGTACCATTGGAGATGTAA